The window TTTCGCGGAGCGGAAGCCACTGACAGCGACGACCCGCTTTCGGTGGCCGAGGTTGCCGCGCTTCGTGACGACATCGAAGCGAACGTTTCACAGGTTATTGTCGGCCACGAGGACGTCATCGAGCACGTTACAATCGCGTTGCTCGCGCGCGGACACGTCTTACTCGATGATGTTCCCGGCGTCGGCAAGACAATGCTCGCGCGAGCAATTGCGACCTCGATCGACTGTACGTTCCGGCGTGTGCAGTTTACACCCGATCTGTTACCCACGGACGTAACCGGCGTCAACGTTTTTAATCAGAAAGACCGCGAGTTCGAGTTCCAACCTGGTCCCGTCTTCGGCAACATCGTCCTTGGCGACGAGATCAATCGTGCGCCACCGAAGACACAATCCGCCTTACTCGAGGCCATGGAGGAACGCCAGGTCACCGTCGACGGCAACACACACCCGCTCCCGGATCCCTTTACTGTGATCGCGACACAGAACGCCGTCGAGCCGAATCAGACCTACGCGTTGCCACTGGCGGAACTCGATCGGTTCATGAAGAAGCTCCATCTCGGCTATCCGACGCCCGAGGAAGAAGCCGAGTTGCTCGGGCGAACCATCGGCGATCATCCGATCGACTCACTCGAGTCGGTTACTGACCGCGAGACGATCGTTCGCGCACGCGAGACCGTTGCGAACGCCCGCGTCGCCCAACCGGTCAGAGAGTATGCGACGCGGCTCGTCGGCTACACGCGTGAACAGGCACGCATCGGTGTCAGTCCACGCGGAACGATTGCGCTGCTGCGTGGCGCACAGGCTCGCGCTGTCACAGACGGCCGAGAGTACGTCCTCCCCGACGACGTTCAGGCCGAAGCGCCGGCCGTCCTGAGCCACCGGATTCGCGTCGATGACCACGACCGCGATGGGGCCACAATCGTCAGCGAGGCCCTCGAGCGCGTCGCCGTCGAGGCCCCCGACCAGTAACAGTACCGAGACCCACCATGCGATTGACCTACAGAGGCTGGACCGTCCTCGCTGTCCTTGTCGGTGCGTTTGCGCTGAGTTGGCACCACGGGCCGCGGGCGTTAAACGCCGTTGTCACCCCACTCGTGGTCGTTTTCGTGACTGGTGTGCTTTTGACGGTTCGCGTCGATCGCCCGGCCGTCCACCGACAGCGAGTCGCCGATGGCGCTGTCGGTGAAACCCGATCGGTCGCGTGTCGCCTCGAGTGTGGTGGCACTGTCTCTGCGGATATCGTCGAGACGGTCGGCGACGGGCTTTCGCTGGTAACGAACGGCGATACTGCTGCCGGGACCAACGCTGACACCGTGTCAGTCTCAACAACGATCAACGGCACGGAGACCCTAACCTACGATATCGACCTCGAAGAACGCGGCGAGCGGGTTGTCGGTCCGATGACGATCACCGTCTCGGACGTCTTCGGGCTGATCACGCGCACGTTTGCATACACAGAGACGACGACAGTGCTCGTCTATCCCTACATTTACGACCTTCACAGCGAGACGACCGGCGATCTTCACGCCATCGAAAACGCCGCGGGCGCACCAGATCGCGAGGAGTTCGACCACCTGCGTGAGTACGAACGCGGCGACTCGCTCCGAGACGTTCACTGGAAGTCTGCGGCCAAGCGCCCCGGCGATGACCTCGTTGTCACCGAGTATCGCGACGACGGCGCGGCTGGGTCGATCACAATCGCTGCCGAGTGTGACGACCACTCTGAGCAGTTTGCCCGCGCCGTTGCCAGCGTTGCAGCTTACCTGCTCGAGCACGACCGACAGGTTGGACTGACCGTCGATGGCACGCGACTGACGCCGGGGACGACTCACAGCCATCGACGCGAGCTACTGAGCGTCCTCGCGGTCGCGAGGGGCGAGGAACTGACGGATGGCGACCGAGAGGCCGCAGATATCCGCATTACCGGCGACTGGCGAGAGATTCGCGTCGAAACCGATGAGCGAACGATTCCGTTCCCACGATTGATACATCCACGCGAGCGCGACCGTGCTCCCGGCTCAACAGATCGCACTCGAGAATCGGGGGTGATCGCGTGAGTACCGAATCTGGGTCACCAAGCACCAACTCGAGCGGGAGCGAGCGCTCGGTCACGATCGGAACGGACGGTGAAATTGAGGCCGAAACGTTCCGACTGCTTGCACTCGGCTGTGTGCTCGTGTTGACGGCAACGTACGTGAGCGTCTTGCGCGATGTCACGCGCGTCGTCGGCGGCACGCAGTCATTGTTCATGCTCGTCGCTGTCATGCTCGTCGTTGCAACAGTTCTCGCCCGGCTGATCCGCCCGCGAACGGCACTCCTTGCGGCGCTCATCGCGGCTGGGGCCGGCTTTGGCTACTATCTCGAGGCCAGCGGCGTCGGCGTGGGGGTGCTCACCGAGGCAACTGGCGACCTGCTTGGCGACGTGTTGTTGCTCGCGACCGGCCTCGAGATCATGCGGATGGTCGAGGCTGGTCTCTGGACGCTTGGCTTTGCGCCCGGCCCGGTCTTTCTCTCGTGGTATCTCGCCATGCGCGGCCGGTACGGCCTGAGTGTGCTTCCCGGTGGCTTTGCACTGCTATTTCTCGTGCTGACCGGCGATGCCGGGACGGGCGTGACGCTGCTCGGCGTGCTCGCTGCGATCGGTGCCGTCGGCTTCGGCGAACTCGAATCCCGCGGTGGGGCGATTGCACAGGCGGATCTGCTTGCGGTCCTGTTCGCAGTGATTATTGTCCTCTCGCTGTCGGTGACACTCGTTCCCGGCGGTGAGACGACGCCCGATGCGGTCAGTGGAAGCGGCGCTGAGACCGGACAGAGCACACTCGAGGGAACGATCGACTCCTCGCCCGAGCGCTCCGGGATCAGCGGGTCAGTCGAACTCTCGCCCGAAGTTCGGTTTACCGTCGAATCACCACAGGAGTCGTACTGGCGAACCGGAGTCTATGACCGGTATACTGGTGACGAGTGGGTTCGCTCGGGCCAACAGTCACAGGACTTCGACAGCCTCGAACCACCAGCAGGGACGGCAACAGTAGTCCCCCACCGCGTCACCGCTGAGACAGAACTGGATGTCATGCCAGTCGCACCGCAGTTGGTTGGACTCGAAGACGAGGCCGCCCAATACGCTGACCTCTCTGAGCACGACCAGCCACATCCGTCCACGACGCTGCTCGAAGGCGACCAATACATCGCAGAAAGTGCAATCCCCAACGACGACCCGACGACGTTGAACGCTGCCGGAACTGCCTACCCCGAGGACGTGACAGATCACTATCTGCAGACACCTGAAACGCTCTCTGATGAGTTCCACGCATACACCGCCGACATCACAGCGGATGCTGAGACGCCGTACGAAACGGCGACGGCCATTGAACAGTACCTGCGAACGTCGAAAGACTACTCACTCGAGGTCGATAGACCCGATGGCGATGTCGCCGATGAGTTCCTTCTCGAGATGGACGAGGGCTACTGTGTCTACTTTGCGACGGCGATGACCCAGATGCTTCGCAGCGAGGACATCCCCGCACGATACGTCTCGGGCTATACGAGCGGCCAGGAGGTTTCAGAGAACGAGTACGTTGTCCGCGGATTGGACGCCCACGCCTGGGTTGAGGTCTACTTCCCAGACCATGGCTGGGTCGAGTTCGAACCGACGCCACCAAGTGACCGAGACCAAACCCACGACGCCGAGCTCGTAGACGCACGAAACACCGGACAAACCGATATCGACACTGACGAGAGCGAGGATGTCCCGATCACCGACGACGAAGACAGTCTCGAGGAGCCAAACGTGCCGGACGGCCAAGACGAGCACTCGGAAAACGAGTCCGAAACCGATCCTGATGACCCCGAATCAGAGGAGGAAGCGAACGAAACGGATCCCGAAACAGCACCGGAGGAGGAAGAAACTGAGGGTGAGAACACCTCACAAGAGGAATCCGAAGCTGGCAGCGGCGCTGCAGGCGAACACGGCAGTGCGACCGACACGGCCGATCACAGTTTGGCCGAGCGAATTTCACTGACACGCGAGACTGCCGCGCTCCTGGCCGTCATGCTGTTCGGGGTCGTCGCTGGTGTCCACCGCATCGATGCGACGACTCGGCTTCGACGCACCCTTGGCCTGTACTGGCACGGCCGCCGAACCGAGCCCACCCGTGACGCCGAGCGCGCGTTTGACCGACTCGAGGGCTTACTCGCCCGCGACTATCGTCCGCGTCGGCCGTCAGAGTCACCGCGCCAGTACCTCACAGCGCTGTCAGCGACCGAGAATACTGACTCCACACTGGCCGACGATGAGCGGACTGCGAAGGTTCTCGAGTGTTACGAGCGAGCCGTCTACGGGGCTGGCATCACCCATGCAGAGGCGACCGCCGCGATCGAGGCAGTCGACGGACTTGCTCGAGAACGGCTGCCCGGAATCGGCTCTCGGTCGCCCCCTCCGGACGAGTAACTCGCTCTCACCGCGCCGAGAGTGACAATAGACTCCAGCGAGGACTCGAGGA is drawn from Natronolimnobius sp. AArcel1 and contains these coding sequences:
- a CDS encoding MoxR family ATPase, with amino-acid sequence MTDPDPTPASPHAGAESATAEFRGAEATDSDDPLSVAEVAALRDDIEANVSQVIVGHEDVIEHVTIALLARGHVLLDDVPGVGKTMLARAIATSIDCTFRRVQFTPDLLPTDVTGVNVFNQKDREFEFQPGPVFGNIVLGDEINRAPPKTQSALLEAMEERQVTVDGNTHPLPDPFTVIATQNAVEPNQTYALPLAELDRFMKKLHLGYPTPEEEAELLGRTIGDHPIDSLESVTDRETIVRARETVANARVAQPVREYATRLVGYTREQARIGVSPRGTIALLRGAQARAVTDGREYVLPDDVQAEAPAVLSHRIRVDDHDRDGATIVSEALERVAVEAPDQ
- a CDS encoding DUF58 domain-containing protein yields the protein MRLTYRGWTVLAVLVGAFALSWHHGPRALNAVVTPLVVVFVTGVLLTVRVDRPAVHRQRVADGAVGETRSVACRLECGGTVSADIVETVGDGLSLVTNGDTAAGTNADTVSVSTTINGTETLTYDIDLEERGERVVGPMTITVSDVFGLITRTFAYTETTTVLVYPYIYDLHSETTGDLHAIENAAGAPDREEFDHLREYERGDSLRDVHWKSAAKRPGDDLVVTEYRDDGAAGSITIAAECDDHSEQFARAVASVAAYLLEHDRQVGLTVDGTRLTPGTTHSHRRELLSVLAVARGEELTDGDREAADIRITGDWREIRVETDERTIPFPRLIHPRERDRAPGSTDRTRESGVIA
- a CDS encoding transglutaminaseTgpA domain-containing protein is translated as MSTESGSPSTNSSGSERSVTIGTDGEIEAETFRLLALGCVLVLTATYVSVLRDVTRVVGGTQSLFMLVAVMLVVATVLARLIRPRTALLAALIAAGAGFGYYLEASGVGVGVLTEATGDLLGDVLLLATGLEIMRMVEAGLWTLGFAPGPVFLSWYLAMRGRYGLSVLPGGFALLFLVLTGDAGTGVTLLGVLAAIGAVGFGELESRGGAIAQADLLAVLFAVIIVLSLSVTLVPGGETTPDAVSGSGAETGQSTLEGTIDSSPERSGISGSVELSPEVRFTVESPQESYWRTGVYDRYTGDEWVRSGQQSQDFDSLEPPAGTATVVPHRVTAETELDVMPVAPQLVGLEDEAAQYADLSEHDQPHPSTTLLEGDQYIAESAIPNDDPTTLNAAGTAYPEDVTDHYLQTPETLSDEFHAYTADITADAETPYETATAIEQYLRTSKDYSLEVDRPDGDVADEFLLEMDEGYCVYFATAMTQMLRSEDIPARYVSGYTSGQEVSENEYVVRGLDAHAWVEVYFPDHGWVEFEPTPPSDRDQTHDAELVDARNTGQTDIDTDESEDVPITDDEDSLEEPNVPDGQDEHSENESETDPDDPESEEEANETDPETAPEEEETEGENTSQEESEAGSGAAGEHGSATDTADHSLAERISLTRETAALLAVMLFGVVAGVHRIDATTRLRRTLGLYWHGRRTEPTRDAERAFDRLEGLLARDYRPRRPSESPRQYLTALSATENTDSTLADDERTAKVLECYERAVYGAGITHAEATAAIEAVDGLARERLPGIGSRSPPPDE